One Chionomys nivalis chromosome 4, mChiNiv1.1, whole genome shotgun sequence genomic region harbors:
- the Zbtb38 gene encoding zinc finger and BTB domain-containing protein 38, producing MTVMSLSRDLKDDFHSDTVLSILNEQRIRGILCDVTIIVEDTKFKAHSNVLAASSLYFKNIFWSHTICISSHVLELDDLKAEVFTEILNYIYSSTVVVKRQETVTDLAAAGKKLGISFLEDLSDRNFSNSPGPYVVCITEKGVVKEEKNEKRHEEPAITNGPRITNAFSIIETENSNNMFSPLDLRASFKKVSDSMRTASLCQERTNVCHEAEPVRTLAEHSYAVSSITEAYRSQPVREHDSSLSGKTGKENGEALATKAKSCRKPKTQTQDSDSTTENISLLPVTNPEVNQERSPQPAPILSHSKSPSNEGDVHFPREEESRPSDIPGPAVAEVPPLVYNCSCCSKSFDSSTLLSAHMQLHRPTQEPLVCKYCNKQFTTLNRLDRHEQICMRSSHVPIPGESQPFLENYPTIGQNGSSFTSPESLVPENRIGELASAGGALPDEEHMVKLVNGQMLYSCIVCKRSYVTLSSLRRHANVHSWRRTYPCHYCNKVFALAEYRTRHEIWHTGERRYQCIFCLETFMTYYILKNHQKSFHAIDHRLSINKKTANGGLKPAVYPYKLYRLLPMRCKRAPYKSFRKSSYERSRENSQRSESAPDTFVVPNSQSSEMPTLNFQDGRNTLTGSPAIPGETPSHQGAPTSAKVNAEGIKWKKEALKTDPVDSLDSTEGSVSSTGNTVSVKLQAESTHGSPVGKGSDHAASVISYGGSVPSVIVHSSQFSSVIKHSNTVAALTSSNDKVPSQPAANPPLKEDSKLGADKASKLASRPKSIKEKKKALLCNKGEITEEATHVSDHGGALGKTTNVMEETSKIETYIAKPALPGTSTNSNVAPLCQITVKIGNEAIVKRHILGSKLFCKRGRKPKYQKQEETLPQESDPETHGDSPLGLCQADCVEMSEAFDDVSDQDSTDKPWRPYYNYKPKKKSKQLRKMRKVKWRKERGSRSPSGRRRYPAELDRAEVKPPDKAFEEEENKEMPKLQCELCDADKAAGVDAEGKPHQHLALKPYICELCAKQFQSPSTLKMHMRCHTGEKPYQCKTCGRCFSVQGNLQKHERIHLGVKEFVCQYCNKAFTLNETLKIHERIHTGEKRYHCQFCFQGFLYLSTKRNHERRHVREHDGKGFACFQCPKICKTAAALRMHQKKHLFKTLTKQENTGDMCHENSDLLESQHCTDLEDSDQKDDMQTFAENVSDKNS from the coding sequence ATGACAGTCATGTCCCTCTCCAGGGACCTCAAGGACGACTTCCACAGTGACACGGTGCTCTCCATCTTAAATGAGCAGCGCATTCGGGGCATTTTATGCGATGTCACCATCATTGTGGAAGACACCAAGTTTAAAGCCCACAGCAATGTCTTGGCTGCCTCAAgtctttatttcaaaaatatattttggagcCATACGATCTGTATTTCCAGTCACGTCCTGGAGCTGGATGATCTGAAAGCTGAAGTGTTTACAGAAATACTTAATTATATCTACAGCTCCACCGTTGTGGTCAAGAGGCAGGAAACGGTCACCGATCTTGCAGCTGCGGGAAAAAAGCTGGGAATATCATTCTTGGAAGACCTTAGTGACCGCAACTTCTCAAATTCCCCAGGTCCCTATGTAGTCTGCATTACTGAAAAGGGTGtggttaaagaagaaaaaaatgaaaaaaggcacGAAGAACCAGCCATTACTAATGGGCCAAGGATCACAAATGCATTTTCCATCATTGAAACGGAAAATAGTAATAACATGTTTTCTCCACTGGACTTGAGGGCAAGCTTCAAAAAAGTGTCTGATTCCATGAGAACAGCCAGCCTCTGCCAGGAGAGGACCAATGTCTGCCACGAGGCAGAGCCTGTCCGCACGCTTGCTGAACACTCATACGCCGTTTCTTCCATCACTGAGGCTTACAGGAGTCAGCCTGTACGGGAACATGACAGCAGTTTATCTggtaaaacaggaaaagaaaatggcgAGGCTCTTGCCACAAAAGCAAAGTCATGCCGAAAGCCAAAGACCCAAACCCAGGATTCTGACTCAACCACAGAAAATATATCACTGCTTCCAGTAACCAACCCAGAGGTTAATCAAGAAAGAAGCCCACAGCCAGCTCCAATTCTGTCACACTCAAAATCTCCCAGCAATGAGGGAGATGTCCATTTTCCCAGAGAAGAGGAAAGCCGACCCTCTGATATTCCTGGTCCAGCAGTGGCAGAGGTCCCGCCCCTTGTTTATAATTGCAGCTGTTGCTCCAAATCCTTCGACAGCAGCACACTGCTCAGCGCCCACATGCAGCTGCACAGGCCGACCCAGGAGCCTTTGGTGTGCAAGTACTGCAACAAGCAGTTCACCACCCTCAACAGACTGGACCGGCACGAGCAGATCTGCATGAGGTCTAGCCACGTGCCCATCCCAGGGGAAAGCCAACCGTTTTTAGAAAACTACCCCACTATTGGACAAAATGGAAGTTCATTCACAAGTCCAGAATCTTTAGTACCAGAAAATAGGATTGGTGAGCTTGCCAGTGCTGGGGGTGCCTTGCCAGATGAGGAGCACATGGTGAAACTTGTGAACGGGCAGATGCTCTACAGTTGCATCGTGTGCAAGCGTAGTTATGTGACTTTGTCCAGCCTCCGAAGGCATGCGAACGTTCACTCATGGAGAAGAACATATCCTTGCCACTACTGCAACAAGGTCTTTGCCCTGGCCGAGTACAGGACACGGCATGAGATCTGGCATACTGGAGAGAGACGGTACCAATGCATATTTTGTCTTGAAACGTTTATGACCTACTACATACTAAAAAACCATCAGAAGTCTTTTCATGCCATAGATCACAGACTCTCCATCAATAAAAAAACTGCCAATGGAGGCTTGAAGCCTGCTGTCTATCCATATAAACTTTACAGGCTCCTGCCTATGAGATGCAAGAGGGCACCGTATAAGAGCTTCCGGAAATCTTCCTATGAACGTTCTCGAGAAAACAGTCAAAGGAGCGAGTCTGCACCGGATACATTTGTTGTTCCAAATTCACAAAGCTCTGAAATGCCCACACTGAACTTCCAAGATGGCAGGAACACATTGACCGGCAGCCCTGCTATACCAGGGGAAACGCCTTCACATCAGGGTGCACCCACTTCTGCCAAAGTAAATGCAGAAGGCATCAAATGGAAGAAGGAGGCCCTGAAAACTGATCCCGTCGATAGCTTGGATTCAACCGAGGGGTCAGTTTCTTCCACTGGAAACACTGTCAGTGTCAAGCTCCAGGCCGAGTCCACACATGGTTCACCGGTGGGTAAAGGCAGTGACCACGCGGCCTCTGTGATCAGCTACGGTGGCTCGGTGCCCTCTGTCATTGTGCACAGCAGCCAGTTCTCATCCGTGATCAAACACAGCAATACAGTTGCTGCCCTGACCAGCAGCAATGACAAAGTCCCTTCACAACCAGCTGCCAATCCGCCCCTGAAGGAGGATAGCAAACTGGGGGCAGATAAAGCCAGTAAACTTGCAAGCAGACCCAAGAGCAttaaggagaagaagaaagctcTTTTGTGTAACAAGGGAGAAATAACAGAGGAGGCCACGCACGTTAGTGATCATGGAGGGGCTTTGGGCAAAACCACAAATGTCATGGAAGAAACCAGTAAAATTGAGACTTACATTGCAAAGCCTGCTCTGCCTGGCACCTCCACAAACAGCAACGTTGCACCCCTTTGCCAAATAACAGTGAAAATTGGGAATGAAGCCATCGTGAAAAGGCATATCCTTGGGTCGAAGCTGTTTTGCAAAAGAGGGAGAAAGCCCAAATATCAAAAGCAGGAGGAGACGTTGCCTCAGGAGAGTGACCCAGAAACACATGGGGACAGCCCCCTTGGGCTTTGCCAGGCTGACTGCGTAGAGATGAGTGAAGCCTTTGATGACGTAAGTGACCAGGATTCCACTGACAAGCCGTGGCGCCCATACTACAACTACAAGCCCAAGAAGAAATCCAAACAGTTGAGGAAAATGAGAAAGGTCAAGTGGAGGAAGGAGCGTGGGAGCAGAAGCCCCAGCGGTAGGCGCAGGTACCCAGCTGAACTGGATCGTGCAGAGGTGAAGCCACCAGATAAGGcttttgaagaagaagaaaataaagagatgcCCAAGCTCCAGTGTGAGCTCTGCGATGCCGACAAAGCAGCAGGGGTGGACGCCGAAGGCAAGCCCCACCAACACCTCGCGCTGAAGCCTTACATCTGCGAGCTTTGTGCAAAGCAGTTCCAGAGCCCCTCCACGCTCAAAATGCACATGCGctgccatactggagagaagccgtACCAATGCAAGACCTGTGGGCGGTGCTTCTCAGTCCAAGGGAACTTGCAGAAACACGAGCGCATCCACCTGGGGGTGAAGGAGTTCGTCTGTCAATATTGTAACAAGGCATTCACGTTGAACGAGACTCTCAAAATCCACGAGAGAATCCACACCGGGGAAAAGCGTTACCACTGTCAGTTCTGCTTCCAGGGATTTTTATATCTTTCCACAAAGCGGAATCATGAGCGGCGGCATGTTCGCGAGCACGATGGGAAAGGCTTTGCTTGCTTCCAGTGCCCCAAAATATGCAAGACAGCTGCCGCCCTCAGAATGCaccaaaagaaacatttattcaaGACCTTAACTAAGCAGGAGAATACAGGTGACATGTGCCATGAAAACTCGGATCTCTTGGAGAGTCAGCATTGCACTGATTTGGAAGACAGTGACCAAAAGGATGACATGCAAACCTTTGCTGAAAACGTTAGTGACAAGAACAGTTAG